DNA from Vibrio japonicus:
AAAAAACGGCGCAATATGCCCAAATGGGTCAACACTGCCGCACAGATCATGGGCTGGTTTGGTGCTATTGTCTGTGTATTTATGGTCGCGGTCGCAGGCCCTATGGCGCTGGCTGGGGCAGGCGGCTTTATATTACTCTCGTTTGGTATGTTAAAGCGCCAGCCGGATGAACCGACGGAGATCAAAGTCGGGATGAGAGAAGATTGGTTGTTTACCTACTACAACAAAAAACGCAAAGTGATTAAGTTTTTTCATAAATACGATAACTGCAGATATCGAGATGTGGCAAAAACTCTTGTGCACAGAAGCCACAATAGGGGCTATAGCTTTATGTTTTTTAAGTCAGTTTCTGACCTTGAGGCAATGGTAGAAAAACTCTCCAACGACTATCACCTTGAATGCATCGAAGTTGAAAATCATAAGGAATTATTTGAAGGAAAAATCGAACCTAAACTCCTCCACATACCTACTCGAGGTCTCGAATACCTTGTTGATGAAACCTTTGAATTAAGAGCAAAAAAGACACCGCCGCCCAAGTGGGAATACCTGTACAACGGTCAATGGCGAACCAAAGCAGAGATTGAAAAATTGAACGCCGAATCAACCACCGCCAAGGAGTAACCTTTGGCATATTTACCCTTTTACATCACACCAGAAGAGTGTGTTATCTATCAAGAGGCTCAGGAGCAAGAGATTGCATCCGGTGACCATGTTATCAGTTGGGCGACTGTTAACGTAGAAGAGCCCTCTCGTTATATCCACATAAGTATGACGTTGGTTCCGTCAATAGTATGCGTACTCATTTTTTTCTTATTGGTTGATTTTGGAAACGTATCTCAGGCATTAACACTGGCGGGAGGGCTATCTTTAGGCGTATTAATCGTCTATTTCTTGCTAAGACTCAATTTTTTAAAACGGTATAGTTTTACCTTATCCGAAAAAGGATTCATCTCTAAACAACGTAGTACTTTGCCTAAATGGTTCAACACTGCTACACAAGTTATGGGCTGGTTTGGGGCTATTGTCTGTGTATTTATGGTCGCGGTCGCTGGCCCTATGGCGCTGGCTGGGGCGGGCGGCTTTATCTTACTCTCGTTTGGTATGTTAAAGCGCCAGCCGGATGAACCGACGGAGATCAAAGTCGGGATGAGAGAAGATTGGTTGTTTACCTACTACAACAGAAAACGCAAAGTGATTAAGTTTTTTCACAAATACGATGTCTGCTGTGAATGGAATTTAGAGAAAAAAACCATTTTCCGCTGCCATGATCGAGGATACACGTACTTATTCTTTAAGACTGTTACCGATCTGGAAACGATGATAACTAAGCTATCAAAAGACTATAACCTCGAATGCATTGAACTAAAGGATCATAAAGATTTTTTTGAAGGCCGGGTTGAATCGAAACTCCTCCACATCCCTGCTCGAAGTCTCGAATACCCTGTTGAGGATACATTTGAATTAAGAGCAAAAAAGACTCCACCGCCAAAGTGGGAATACCTGTACAACGGTCAATGGCGAACCAAAGCCGAGATTGAAAAATTGAACACCGAATCAGCCACCGCCAAGGAGTAATCCTTGGCGCATTTATTTCTGACTCAGCCAAATCACTGTTACAAGCTTAATTGAACCACAAAATTACTGAGGCAGTCGCGCTGAGAAAACTCAGCCCCATCAAATGAAACTGTCGAGCGATAGGTGGAATCAAAGCATTTCTTTCGCAACGAGCTGCAGAAGATAAGTTTCACGCTCGATGCTCATGCCCTTCTTCGGGCTTTCTGCGATCGTCTTTTCATTGTGGGCAATTGCGTCGTGAATGTTGATCCACATCGGCTTCATGCCATTTTTGATTTCATAATCTTCGTACGAGGTTTGACCAAGCTCTCTGTCGATTTTGCACGTATAGCAGTAAGAAATCATGTGCATTACGTCTGCGTCGTCTTTGTACCAAGGGCGAAATTCTTCAAAGATACCGAATGGCTTGATGCTATGAATATTGTTTGCGCCCGTTTCTTCTTCCAGCTCGCGTACCATACCTGCAATTACATCTTCGCCTTCATCTAAACCACCACCAGGAATGGTGTAATCGTGGTAACGCTCTGTATAAAGCAGAAGAATATCCTCACCATCAACGACGATAGCGCGCGCGGCATTGCGCTTAAACACAAGCTTATCGTCAAGGTGATCAATATCGGGATGAATCGTTGTTTTAAGGTGTCTCATTATTAAATGTACGTTAGCAAGAATTTGCCGCGATTCTAACACATCGCCATACCTATACCACTGGATAGAACTCAGTGAGTTACCACATAAAATTGATGGTTTTATTTTTTATCAATTAGATGTTCAATAGAGACAACTTTTCCTCCTACATCTATTTTTTGAGAGGCCTTTTATGTTAGATGTCGCTTTTTTCAGTGCCAAGTCTTATGACCAAGAGTCATTTAGCAAAGCAAACGAAAAGTTTGGTTTTAATCTGCACTTCCACGATTTTGCACTTACGCGTAAAACGGCCAAGATTGCCCACGGCTGCCAGGTTGTATGCCCTTTCGTAAACGATGACCTTTCAGCTGAGGTGCTTACGTCGCTCGCTGAAAACGGTGTGAAAATGATCGCCATGCGCTGCGCAGGTTTTGACAGAGTAGACCTACAAGCAGCTAAAGCGCTCGGTATACAAGTTGTTCGCGTTCCGGCCTATTCACCAGAGTCCGTTGCTGAGCATGCTGTGGGGTTGATGATGAGCCTCAACCGCCGATTCCATAAGGCATATCAACGCACCCGTGATGCCAACTTTTCCCTTGAAGGTCTAGTCGGTTTTAACTTTTTTGGTAAAACCGCTGGCGTGATTGGCACTGGTAAAATAGGCATTGCCACCATGCGAATTCTTAAAGGACTGGGGATGGAGATTCTTTGCTACGACCCTTATGAAAATCCATTGGCGCTAGAAATGGGCGCAACTTACTGCAGTAAAGAAGAGCTGTTTTCTAAAAGTGATGTCATCACTCTGCATTGCCCGATGTCAGAGGAAAACTATCACCTACTCGATGAAGAAGCCTTCAACCAGATGCAAGATGGTGTCATGATCATTAACACCAGTCGTGGTGGACTACTGAATGCAGAAGCCGCAATTGAAGCGTTAAAACGTGGCCGAATTGGCGCGCTTGGCTTGGATGTGTATGAAAATGAAAAAGATCTGTTTTTCCGCGATAAGTCCAACGACATTATCGTAGATGACGTTTTCCGCCGTTTATCTGCGTGCCACAACGTACTGTTCACGGGCCACCAAGCGTTCTTGACGCATGAAGCATTAGGCAACATTGCCGATACGACGCTCGGCAGTATTGAAGCGTTCAGTAAGGGTGAAAAATCAGGGAATGAACTGATTGAGCTTTAACACTGTTAGTCTATAAAACAATCAAGTTTATAGAGTGTAGGGATGTGATGACCAAGGGAGGCTGACCCATTTGTTAATGGCTTTAGGGGTGACAGTGGGGAGCAATCACGCTCCCCATTCCTTTTTGTTTCAATGCACAGTTTGAAGGTATATGTTATCTGTAAAAAACGCACTTAGTCCTGTCTAAAGCGATAATTGCATTCTGCTTCTTTCGATAAATTGTCTACTCAGTCATTGATGTGTTTCTTATCTCCTAAAGAAGAGACTACAAGGTGATAAAAATAGACTAGACCCCACGCAAAAAACAGTAGTCCTATCAACGGCTTTAACATCACTAAATTGAGCATAATCACAAAGCAAATACTTAGATGTTGTCTATCCAAACGTGTAAATAAAAATAGCGACAATAAAAAACAACCAGTTTACCCACATGAATAAATCGAAGGTAATCGCTCTATTCCTTCGACGATGACGTATGATAGGGTACCCTAGAACAAACAAAGTAAAGATACCTCCAGCACCAATTCCACCTAACGACAAACTGTATTTATCTTTAAATGCTTCAGGATCTTTTGCCAAACAGTTCACCAATGAGTTGATGTGTTTTCGATCACCAAGGCCGTATACTACTAAGTAATAGAAATATACGAACATCCAGATAAGAGAAAATAATGCTGCGCTAGAAATTATCGTATCTATCACGTTCGCAAACCTTTGATTGACTGCTCTATAGAAAAATTGTTGAATCTAGAATTCAAAATGTACTCACTCACCCTATCTTGTAGCTGCTTACTGGACTCAAACCAGCAAACCGCAACATTACTATCAATCCGGTATTGTTAAATGCAACTTATTGTGCGATTGGAGTTCGACACCCTAAAGCATTATCTAAATTTATCGAATAGAAGGCACTTGATAACACGCTTTGGATCATGAGTGAGTGACAACAATCTACCAGATCTGATTAATCCTTGAATTAAAAAGTGACAGGTTGTGCCCTGGGTAATCCATAGACGATAAACATTTAGGGCTTCCATTTGGAAGCCCTAATACTACTTAACGGATTATTTTCGCAGTGAGTTCAGTTTGGCCTGTGCAATACCAAACACAGTATTGATAGGGTAACTGCCCTCTTCGTTTAGCTCGCCTGCAGGTTTGCCCATAAATAGCTCAATGGCTTCGACTACGTGGTCAATAGCCCAGATATGGAACTCACC
Protein-coding regions in this window:
- a CDS encoding NUDIX hydrolase; translated protein: MRHLKTTIHPDIDHLDDKLVFKRNAARAIVVDGEDILLLYTERYHDYTIPGGGLDEGEDVIAGMVRELEEETGANNIHSIKPFGIFEEFRPWYKDDADVMHMISYCYTCKIDRELGQTSYEDYEIKNGMKPMWINIHDAIAHNEKTIAESPKKGMSIERETYLLQLVAKEML
- a CDS encoding 2-hydroxyacid dehydrogenase translates to MLDVAFFSAKSYDQESFSKANEKFGFNLHFHDFALTRKTAKIAHGCQVVCPFVNDDLSAEVLTSLAENGVKMIAMRCAGFDRVDLQAAKALGIQVVRVPAYSPESVAEHAVGLMMSLNRRFHKAYQRTRDANFSLEGLVGFNFFGKTAGVIGTGKIGIATMRILKGLGMEILCYDPYENPLALEMGATYCSKEELFSKSDVITLHCPMSEENYHLLDEEAFNQMQDGVMIINTSRGGLLNAEAAIEALKRGRIGALGLDVYENEKDLFFRDKSNDIIVDDVFRRLSACHNVLFTGHQAFLTHEALGNIADTTLGSIEAFSKGEKSGNELIEL